Proteins from one Neodiprion fabricii isolate iyNeoFabr1 chromosome 5, iyNeoFabr1.1, whole genome shotgun sequence genomic window:
- the LOC124183972 gene encoding protein sidekick isoform X2, with translation MEKLDWPNRRRSFHPQNLIKTGGSRRRASFRKLFAALSFICIAGGACATESLQEPRFITQPSSSGSILSEGRTKILQCQARGYPQPKYRWFKDGLPLNNELSSEPYYRILNTRREDAGTYYCVASNEVGSIFSERIAFSVAYMEVFEDLTERAVLVESGDAAVLNLPEIESHPIPEVIWLTSNGPLAYDIKYATTANQHTLLILSASESDMGYYRARAINTQLGKEENSPFFKLQVTGDPNKEIAPNIIVKPQDTQIVKDHPVTYLHCIANARPLHELETLWFKDGIPIENAGISYSFRDLWNRTLGLLSANLTHTGQYTCHVSLRTGGYPTVTASANITVYEKPTFINELRREILGDYGSTISIPCDAVGVPPPKVSWFRNAASVDHLLGIRYDMEEDGSLVIRKLTMEDSGMFQCLATNEAGESSVYTWLKAKKGSGTGRIGKRVARWAAGYNVVRVRQSDRQFKFFQYPDTSIPVMESPPRNVTVLDGKDASITCKAVAAPVPNVTWIYNDADTVEVAGRVQILENGDLLVAAVMPTDAGKYTCIRANEAGSVNGSAYLTVLVRTQIIQPPVDTSVLLGYTAELQCKVSSDPKVPYDIAWFHNKQVINTRASQRVKMRDDGALELAAVRASDVGEYMCSVVSPGGNDTRKARLSVIELPFAPINVQAVRMEEISPRTINVSWVPGFDGNSPTNKFIIQRREVPELGPIPDPLLNWVTEHSNVSASSRWVLLDSLKAAAAYQFRVSAVNSVGEGPPSDPSNVMVLPQEPPSGPPLGFVGSARSFSEIITQWQPPLEEHRNGHILGYILRYRLYGYNDSPWTNQNITNEAQRNYLITDLITWKDYIVQIAAYNDKGVGIFTDGVKIKTKEGVPEAPPTNLKARARNSTAVEVWWKPPNPQKINGINQGYKLQAWIGGNFTEENEYKSTTVPPSLFDPLAEQSATITGLKKYTLYNITVLCFTDPGDGERSAPVEIRTSEDVPGAIENLQFDEISDREVTVRWNPPHETNGILTGYQLKYMIKDLPESLRVENFTADVQSTKIQHLQATTHYKFEVTAWTSKGAGKSRIATIQSGVEPVLPEPPTKLALSNIDAFSVVLQFTPGFDGNSSITKWTVQAQTSRNMTWYTVYEVSDPDASTITVEGLTPFMQYKLRLIANNVVGMSGPSEPTKEFQTIQAPPSHPPRNVTVRAMSATELRVRWIPLQQIEWYGNPRGYNITYKELRTNKSKSISIEDHTANSYVLENMEEFALYEIVMKAYNDVGSSSPSPKAIERTRESVPSLGPISVEANATSSTTIVVKWGDIPIEHQNGQIEGFKVYYGASNRSPFQYKNIPTNATFTTTLTELRKFVQYHIQVLAYTRLGDGVLSLPPIRVQTFEDAPGAPSNVSFPDVSFSMARIIWDTPEDPNGEILAYKVMFHLNSSQDHQFSKEFPASDRTFRATGLKQEEYYMFSVTAQTRLGWGKTAYALVLTTNNRERPQPPSAPQVSRSQVQSRQITFSWTPGRDGFAPLRYYTVQKAENSGPFQTIPERVDPSVNSYTANNLKPFTQYQFRIQATNDIGPSTWSAESAQVQTLPTAPSRAVIGLKVVPITKSSVEVHWEPIEEIYWSGDHATGGYRVVYQPVSDFPTALEAAPKKNIPGIKNNMMVLSDLMEDKNYEIVVVPFNSEGEGPPCPPVTVYVGEAVPTGEPRELNAKALSSTEVHLSWKPPQLDMQNGDLLGYKIFYLVTDSPQEFEKPQEEEIEVVPASYLTHGLVFLDKYTEYRIQVLAFNPAGDGPRTPAITVRTKEDIPGPPNNLQFIDITMTSMRVTWDPPKMRNGQIVGYIVAYETAEQNDRFSKQVKQKVTETSLLVQPLEEEVTYTFTVRAQTIDFGPPISGNVTTGPQLGSPVAPSELAISKTVTSVDLQWTNGASGKGPLLGYYIETRRKAMEDWQHYDARWQTIVKSTNGPLTEYTISYQNLLPSTSYLFRVISYNRYGISYPAYSKDAVLTPSKLYFEYGYLQHRPFYRQTWFMVALAACSVVIIIMVIAILCVKSKSYKYKQAQKTLEESMAMDVDDRQESDLELYRSRHAGGGAMNVASTCGTLGKRGTLARKSTHHPPPPTMLGKSPPRPSPASVAYHSDEESLKGYDENPDDSSVTEKPSEISSTDSQGSESENESVQSDPHSFVNHYANVNDSLRQSWKRQKPVRNYSSYTDSEPEGSAVVSLNGGQIIMNNMARSRAPLPGFSSFV, from the exons aATCACTTCAAGAGCCACGCTTCATAACGCAACCGTCCAGCAGCGGCAGTATCCTCAGCGAGGGTCGAACGAAAATATTGCAATGTCAAGCGAGAG GATATCCACAGCCAAAGTATCGCTGGTTCAAAGACGGATTACCGCTGAACAACGAGCTCAGCTCCGAGCCCTACTATCGTATTCTGAATACTCGAAGAGAAGATGCAGGAACATATTATTGCGTGGCAAGCAACGAAGTTGGTTCTATATTCAGCGAACGGATAGCTTTTTCGGTTGCTT ATATGGAAGTCTTTGAAGATCTAACCGAGCGAGCGGTCCTAGTCGAATCGGGGGACGCAGCTGTTTTAAACTTGCCTGAAATTGAGAGTCATCCGATTCCCGAAGTTATCTGGCTAACTTCAAACGGACCGTTGGCTTACGACATCAAGTATGCCACCACGGCTAATCAGCACACCCTTCTCATTCTATCTGCTTCGGAAAGCGACATGGGATACTACAG AGCGAGGGCGATAAACACCCAACTCGGTAAGGAAGAAAACAGTCCCTTCTTCAAACTCCAGGTGACCGGAGATCCGAACAAAGAGATTGCACCCAATATCATTGTAAAGCCTCAAGACACCCAAATAGTTAAGGATCATCCAGTCACTTATCTGCATTGTATAGCAAATGCAAG GCCGTTACACGAGCTGGAAACACTTTGGTTCAAGGATGGTATACCGATCGAAAATGCCGGTATATCTTACAGCTTCAGGGATCTATGGAACCGAACACTTGGTCTGCTTTCTGCAAATTTGACCCACACTGGCCAATACACTTGCCACGTAAGCCTGAGGACCGGAGGCTATCCGACTGTCACTGCAAGCGCTAATATCACCGTTTACG AAAAACCTACTTTTATTAACGAATTGAGAAGAGAAATTCTTGGAGATTATGGTTCGACGATATCTATACCATGCGACGCGGTTGGCGTACCACCCCCAAAGGTTAGCTGGTTCAGAAATGCGGCTTCTGTAGATCATCTGTTGGGGATAAG GTATGATATGGAGGAGGATGGCTCTCTCGTTATCCGTAAATTGACCATGGAGGACTCTGGCATGTTCCAATGCCTTGCGACCAATGAAGCCGGGGAGTCATCTGTTTATACGTGGCTGAAGGCCAAAA AGGGATCAGGGACAGGAAGAATTGGAAAACGAGTCGCTCGCTGGGCAGCCGGCTATAATGTAGTGAGAGTTCGTCAGTCTGATCGACAGTTTAAGTTCTTTCAATATCCAGACA CATCGATACCAGTTATGGAATCGCCACCTCGAAACGTAACTGTCTTGGACGGCAAAGATGCTTCGATAACGTGCAAAGCTGTCGCTGCGCCAGTGCCAAACGTCACATGGATTTATAATG ACGCAGATACCGTAGAAGTTGCCGGCAGAGTTCAAATTCTAGAGAACGGAGATCTGCTGGTAGCAGCTGTAATGCCAACTGACGCTGGAAAGTACACGTGTATCAGGGCAAACGAAGCAGGGTCTGTAAATGGATCGGCTTATCTCACGGTATTAG TGAGAACACAAATTATTCAGCCACCGGTCGACACGTCGGTTCTACTCGGTTACACTGCCGAGCTGCAATGTAAAGTTTCCAGCGATCCAAAAGTGCCGTACGATATCGCATGGTTTCATAACAAACA GGTTATAAATACAAGAGCAAGCCAAAGAGTGAAAATGCGAGATGACGGGGCCTTGGAGCTTGCTGCGGTGAGGGCCTCGGACGTGGGAGAGTACATGTGTTCTGTAGTATCGCCTGGGGGAAACGACACAAGGAAAGCCCGTCTTAGCGTTATAGAATTACCTTTTGCGCCTATAAATGTCCAGGCGGTGAGAATGGAGGAGATATCGCCACGAACGATAAACGTTAGCTGGGTGCCTGGATTTGATGGAAACAGTCCGACGAACAAATTCATAATACAAAGACGAGAAGTGCCTGAATTAG GCCCGATACCGGACCCGCTCTTAAACTGGGTTACCGAACATAGTAACGTATCGGCTAGTAGTCGTTGGGTTCTCTTAGACAGCTTGAAAGCAGCAGCTGCATATCAGTTCCGGGTTAGCGCAGTAAATAGTGTTGGAGAGGGCCCTCCGTCAGATCCTAGCAACGTCATGGTGCTTCCGCAAGAAC CACCGTCCGGCCCGCCTCTTGGATTCGTCGGATCGGCGAGATCGTTTTCGGAAATAATAACTCAATGGCAGCCCCCGCTGGAGGAGCATCGTAACGGTCATATTTTGGGATATATTTTGCGATACCGATTGTACGGCTACAATGACAGTCCTTGGACTAATCAGAACATCACAAATGAGGCGCAGAGAAATTACTTGATAACGGATTTGATAACGTGGAAAGACTATATAGTTCAAATTGCAGCGTACAATGACAAAGGCGTTGGGATATTCACCGATGGTGTGAAGATTAAAACTAAGGAAGGCG TTCCTGAAGCCCCACCAACGAATCTGAAAGCCAGGGCGAGAAATTCTACAGCGGTAGAAGTATGGTGGAAGCCTCCGAATCCCCAGAAGATAAACGGCATAAATCAAGGCTACAAACTACAGGCTTGGATCGGTGGTAATTTTACCGAAGAAAATGAGTATAAGTCTACGACCGTTCCACCGAGCTTATTTGACCCTTTGGCTGAGCAGAGTGCCACGATTACAGGgctgaaaaaatacacattgTACAATATTACTGTCTTATGCTTTACTGATCCTGGAGACGGGGAGCGAAGCGCACCCGTTGAAATACGTACGAGTGAAGATG TTCCTGGTGCCattgaaaatcttcaatttGACGAAATCAGCGACCGGGAGGTGACGGTGCGATGGAACCCGCCGCATGAAACTAATGGAATACTTACTGGTTATCAGTTGAAATACATGATAAAGGATTTACCAGAATCATTGCGGGTCGAAAATTTCACGGCAGACGTACAATcgacaaaaattcaacatctACAG GCAACTACACATTATAAATTTGAGGTAACTGCTTGGACGTCAAAAGGTGCAGGTAAATCAAGAATTGCAACGATCCAATCAGGCGTTGAGCCAGTGCTGCCAGAACCTCCAACCAAATTGGCTCTTTCAAACATTGACGCCTTCTCGGTAGTTCTTCAATTCACCCCAGGATTTGACGGCAACTCATCGATCACAAagtggactgtacag GCACAAACGTCGCGAAATATGACATGGTACACTGTCTATGAGGTATCTGATCCCGACGCAAGTACGATCACCGTTGAAGGATTAACCCCGTTTATGCAGTACAAGTTGAGACTAATCGCCAACAACGTTGTCGGTATGTCTGGCCCGTCCGAACCAACGAAAGAATTCCAGACAATCCAGGCGCCTCCTTCGCATCCCCCTCGAAACGTCACCGTCAGAGCTATGAGTGCGACCGAATTACGCGTCAGATGGATC CCACTGCAGCAAATAGAATGGTATGGAAATCCTAGAGGGTATAACATTACCTACAAAGAGCTGAGGACGAACAAGTCTAAGAGCATATCTATTGAAGACCACACAGCAAATTCCTACGTACTGGAGAATATGGAAGAATTTGCGCTATACGAAATTGTTATGAAAGCTTATAACGATGTTGGTTCGTCTTCTCCTAGTCCTAAGGCTATCGAGAGAACACGTGAATCGG TCCCGTCTCTTGGGCCAATCAGTGTTGAAGCAAATGCAACCTCTTCCACAACTATTGTTGTAAAATGGGGTGACATTCCCATTGAGCATCAAAATGGGCAGATTGAAGGCTTCAAAGTTTACTATGGCGCCAGTAATCGGTCACCATttcagtataaaaatattccgaccAATGCCACATTCACAACTACTCTGACCGAACTACGAAAGTTTGTTCAATACCACATTCAAGTTCTCGCTTATACCAGGCTTGGTGACGGCGTCTTGAGCCTACCACCGATCAGAGTGCAGACCTTCGAAGATG CACCCGGGGCTCCGTCGAATGTATCTTTCCCGGACGTCAGCTTCTCAATGGCTCGTATAATCTGGGATACTCCTGAAGACCCTAACGGTGAAATTCTGGCGTACAAAGTCATGTTTCACCTAAACAGTAGTCAGGATcatcaattttcgaaagaatttcCAGCATCTGATAGAACCTTTAG gGCAACGGGATTAAAACAGGAAGAATATTACATGTTCTCTGTGACTGCCCAGACGAGATTAGGATGGGGAAAAACTGCGTATGCACTTGTATTGACTACTAATAACAGAGAACGACCTCAGCCACCGTCCGCTCCTCAAGTCAGCAGGTCTCAGGTGCAGAGTCGTCAAATCACATTCAGTTGGACTCCCGGGCGTGACGGATTTGCTCCGTTAAG ATATTACACAGTGCAAAAGGCTGAGAACTCTGGACCTTTTCAAACGATACCAGAAAGAGTGGATCCTTCGGTTAATTCGTACACTGCAAACAATCTCAAGCCATTCACACAGTATCAGTTTCGTATTCAAGCAACAAACGACATTGGTCCTTCAACATGGAGTGCCGAATCTGCTCAAGTTCAAACTTTGCCGACAG CCCCGTCACGCGCAGTAATAGGGTTGAAAGTGGTGCCTATAACAAAATCGAGTGTAGAAGTTCACTGGGAACCCATAGAAGAAATTTACTGGAGTGGAGATCACGCTACAGGTGGTTATCGAGTCGTGTATCAACCAGTGTCCGATTTTCCGACCGCTCTTGAAGCTGCgccaaagaaaaatattccagGAATCAAG AACAATATGATGGTTTTAAGTGATCTAatggaagataaaaattacgaaatagtCGTTGTGCCATTCAACTCAGAAGGTGAAGGTCCTCCTTGTCCGCCAGTTACGGTATACGTAGGCGAGGCTGTTCCTACGGGAGAACCTCGGGAGCTCAATGCGAAGGCTCTATCGTCTACCGAAGTACATTTAAGTTGGAAACCGCCTCAGCTCGATATGCAAAACGGTGACCTCCTAGGTTACAAG ATATTTTACCTAGTCACGGATTCGCCGCAGGAATTTGAGAAGCCACAAGAGGAAGAAATCGAAGTTGTACCTGCGTCATATCTTACTCATGGTCTTGTTTTTCTTGACAAATACACTGAATATCGCATACAGGTTTTAGCCTTCAATCCAGCTGGAGACGGACCTCGAACACCGGCTATCACAGTCAGGACTAAGGAA gaTATTCCAGGGCCACcaaataatttgcaatttattgACATAACTATGACAAGTATGCGCGTCACCTGGGATCCACCAAAGATGCGTAACGGCCAGATCGTTGGATACATTGTGGCGTACGAGACTGCAGAACAAAACGATC GGTTTAGCAAACAAGTTAAACAAAAAGTAACTGAAACAAGCCTGCTTGTCCAACCACTGGAGGAAGAAGTTACATACACGTTCACAGTCCGAGCTCAAACAATTGATTTTGGACCACCAATTTCTGGCAACGTTACAACCGGACCACAGCTTGGATCACCTGTAGCACCAAGCGAGCTTGCCATTTCGAAAACTGTAACCAGTGTCGACCTGCAGTGGACCAACGGTGCATCTGGAAAAGGGCCTTTACTAGGTTATTACATTGAAACTAGACGCAAAG CTATGGAAGATTGGCAGCATT ATGATGCCCGCTGGCAAACGATAGTGAAGAGCACCAATGGTCCACTTACAGAATATACAATATCCTACCAGAATCTTCTACCATCTACCTCATATTTATTCAGAGTGATATCATACAATCGGTATGGTATCAGCTATCCAGCATATTCAAAGGATGCG GTTTTAACTCCTTCAAAGTTATACTTTGAATATGGATATCTTCAACACCGACCATTTTATCGACAAACCTGGTTTATGGTAGCTCTGGCTGCATGCTCAGTTGTTATAATAATCATGGTAATAGCAATACTGTGCGTTAAGAGTAAGAGCTATAAATACAAAC aaGCCCAAAAAACTCTGGAGGAATCGATGGCCATGGACGTAGATGATCGGCAGGAATCTGATTTAGAATTGTACAGATCGCGACATGCTGGTGGAGGAGCGATGAACGTGGCGAGCACATGTGGCACATTGGGCAAGCGAGGCACCTTGGCTCGTAAATCCACGCATCATCCCCCGCCTCCGACAATGCTGGGTAAATCTCCGCCTCGACCTTCTCCAGCATCTGTGGCTTATCACAGTGACGAGGAGAGTTTGAAGGGTTACGATGAAAACCCTGATGACAGTAGCGTAACGGAAAAACCGTCTGAGATCAGTTCTACGGATTCACAG GGATCCGAAAGTGAAAATGAGAGTGTCCAATCGGATCCTCACTCCTTTGTCAATCACTATGCTAATGTCAACGACTCGTTGAGACAGTCATGGAAACGACAAAAACCGGTTAGAAATTACTCCTCCTATACAGATTCTGAGCCAGAAGGAAGCGCGGTGGTCAGTCTGAACGGAGGACAGATCATAATGAATAACATGGCAAGGTCGAGGGCTCCTTTGCCTGGTTTTTCATCGTTTGTATGA